One segment of Luteolibacter arcticus DNA contains the following:
- a CDS encoding helix-turn-helix transcriptional regulator, whose protein sequence is MQGYGDISEGTANRIDRVMLGLAECESIEELEGRFLAEAGKLLPADCLCWNNWRPDWSGVISFRTNDGYADWLTGRLELFGQVVGHHPVIAAGHFQRSAEEVLRMSDFQSAASFRDNPLYRDIYRHLDSHFQVCFTASSLSDRKILLTWNRRALDFSERDRQIFHFMGLRLGMVSRRVEERQRLDRAWQVLCGLVDSRLHTNTVRSLGARDAGLLAKLMKGRTVGVIARESGIRRDSVDKQLGVIRERLGLENHRQLLSALAELKRSRGMDR, encoded by the coding sequence ATGCAAGGCTATGGGGACATCAGCGAGGGGACGGCGAACCGGATTGACCGGGTGATGCTCGGGCTGGCGGAGTGCGAGTCGATCGAGGAGTTGGAAGGACGGTTCCTCGCGGAGGCAGGCAAGCTTTTGCCGGCGGACTGCCTGTGCTGGAACAACTGGCGGCCAGACTGGAGCGGGGTGATCTCGTTCCGAACCAACGACGGCTATGCCGACTGGCTCACCGGACGCCTGGAGCTCTTCGGCCAAGTCGTGGGCCACCATCCGGTGATCGCGGCGGGGCACTTTCAGCGGAGCGCCGAAGAGGTCCTGCGGATGTCGGATTTCCAAAGCGCGGCAAGCTTCCGAGACAACCCATTGTATCGTGACATATACCGGCATTTGGATTCCCACTTCCAAGTCTGTTTCACGGCCAGTTCTCTCAGCGACCGGAAGATCCTGCTGACTTGGAACCGGCGGGCCTTGGATTTCTCCGAGCGCGACCGCCAGATCTTCCACTTCATGGGACTGCGGCTGGGCATGGTCAGTCGCCGCGTCGAGGAGCGGCAGCGGCTCGACCGGGCCTGGCAGGTGCTGTGCGGGCTCGTGGATTCGCGCCTGCACACGAATACGGTGCGGTCGCTTGGAGCGCGCGATGCCGGCCTGCTGGCGAAACTCATGAAAGGTCGCACGGTGGGAGTGATCGCCCGCGAGAGCGGCATCCGGCGGGACTCCGTAGACAAGCAGCTCGGGGTGATCCGCGAACGACTGGGGCTGGAGAATCATCGTCAACTGCTGAGCGCCCTGGCTGAACTCAAGCGATCCCGCGGGATGGATCGATGA
- a CDS encoding helix-turn-helix transcriptional regulator — MEEFQRLLDRKLAAGNHRRQQRVMAWAGLLDAAGWYVAIARGDGSLWLGEHAKGFLERLGEVPDQWPALVELLGRVPGTRVDLSGESVCLWSDREAATSMGTLAVPLTKRESEVWEWIRRGKTTPEIAVILGCAPRTVETHVGNLYRKIGVRDRGSAILGKPFAKE; from the coding sequence ATGGAGGAATTCCAGCGCCTGCTCGATCGGAAGCTGGCGGCCGGCAATCACCGCCGGCAGCAACGGGTGATGGCATGGGCCGGCCTGCTGGATGCGGCCGGATGGTACGTCGCCATCGCACGAGGCGATGGCTCCTTGTGGCTTGGTGAGCACGCGAAGGGATTCCTGGAACGCTTGGGCGAGGTGCCGGATCAGTGGCCCGCCTTGGTTGAGCTGTTAGGCCGGGTGCCGGGCACTCGTGTGGATTTGAGCGGGGAGTCCGTCTGCCTGTGGTCTGATAGAGAAGCTGCTACTTCGATGGGGACGCTGGCCGTTCCTCTGACGAAGCGTGAGTCGGAAGTGTGGGAGTGGATCCGCCGCGGCAAGACGACGCCGGAGATCGCGGTGATTCTCGGTTGTGCGCCGCGGACGGTGGAGACGCATGTGGGGAATCTTTACCGGAAGATCGGGGTGAGGGATCGGGGTTCGGCGATTCTCGGGAAGCCGTTTGCGAAGGAGTGA
- a CDS encoding Ig-like domain-containing protein yields MTAPCHDHGKRPALWSLRMPAACLGAILGGLLTGRSAADGPGLGNVAFAPQEHLSTLARFESTTGAPHGHGFVAMHKGYLVVPFSLDGGGGLDESGFAFYNVSDPRAVQLTFTTEGNPAYALGSPNNPGDLGEPHGYSFTRFGGRDYVCFTQNIRQPNRSGLQVWDFTEMDVPAPAKVSQIGLPGLNGGDYAPRAWWVFWQGGRYAYVAGTSSGLFVVDLTDPANPTLVSQRTTTQLGFGNHATNVVFAVGNLLVLTGSQPLNSETKTGLATYDISDPANPVLLDHVTELAGYSSMVNGNRIYGARAKAYVWDISNPADIVLEDTGPANPSKGGYGTVQDDFFLYGSSTRYMKLDVGTLPFTSVHTHAPTGFIQADWDFAVALGNLAFLGNDHSGSAMVVHQTEPDTTGPVVNMVNPAPDSLNLALTSRVGLTFTDAIDLRSVDASTVTIRPVGGAPLAGRYSHQTGIVNFWPDQPLQPDTSYQIHLPAGGVKDYAGNGLATAHTSLFSTGSSLETLLVAAEASGPVTTGQPASFSATAVGVGTIEYSWNFGDGSPPTPFSTESSISHSYSAPGHYAVTVQITNGSLNKAASLVQTVHRPLATTAPVASSTILHAADTQRVWCVNPDADSVTAIDAVTLTKLFETPVGRHPRTLARAPDGGIWVVNQEDATVSVVDPSGAVSREIPLPRACRPYGIAFSPDGSAVWVTTEGTGQLLKLDPTSGAMLGAATPGGPLRGIAIGGDPARLFVTRFLSADAGGEVHEIDPATLTLVRTVPLAPDAGPDTEASGRGIPNYLSAATISPDGHSLWLPSKKDNIARGLARDGLPLTFENTVRTIVSRIDLATNTEAPSARIDFNDRDMANAIAFSPRGDYAFVALQGSNSVDVIDAYSGDLISAIENVGRAPQGVVIDPAGGKLFVQNFMDRTVAVHDVSALTTSVSNAAPLLAIIPTVTAEPLSPQVLLGKRIFYDATDRRMNHDGYISCAGCHLDGGHDGRTWDFTDRGEGLRNTTTLHGRAGTAHGRVHWTANFDEIQDFEHDIRNAFGGSGFLTAAQFQAGTVSQPLGDPKAGLSPDLDALAAYVTSLDTIHPSPHRSTDGALTNAAVAGKKHFDEIGCYACHTGGLFTDSPAGLLHKTATASSRDTPTLKGIWETPPYLHDGSAHSLTDVFSGSGIHGAVQQLSAQQRQELMAYLLQLDDSDSSHDFGPLTAMTEPVSGALYTVGGSIPLAVHTADFLGPVDRVEFFRGAEKIGEDEAAPFAWTRDGTEAGEHEFHAIVHFTTGLKTTTAPVRVKATALTPLPSIHVNFQPADSAVPEGYLVDSGEVFGDRGNGRSYGWNALTPTARERNVAPDQRYDTLNHLQNSANPDAIWEMALPNGTYQVHIVSGDAINTSGNFFTKAESVLVVNGVATSAQRWVEGTQTVTVADGRLTVRSAPGASNNKICFIDIEPADPSSSIISSVALEALVPATAEGSESPGVIRLSREGSLTEGLTVHLATSGTAHAGTDFPAVPTEATIPVGSAYLDLTVTASADSIAEGEESVTLSLLGGSGYIAGESSTATVTITDPPFDAWRFSQFRALDRADDFVSGFESVPFPGGIPNGMAYALGLDPEAPFAGMPHGTESDGRFALTFTRPSGLGGVAYQIESSTTLSPPWGIIPQEDWIIQPNDDGTETIIARDPLPPGENPSLFLRLKVTPE; encoded by the coding sequence ATGACAGCGCCTTGCCATGACCATGGCAAACGGCCCGCGCTTTGGTCATTGCGGATGCCCGCGGCTTGCCTCGGCGCCATCCTCGGCGGCTTGCTGACCGGTCGTTCGGCGGCCGATGGCCCCGGTCTCGGGAATGTCGCCTTCGCACCGCAGGAACATTTGTCCACGCTAGCCCGCTTCGAGAGCACCACCGGCGCTCCGCACGGCCACGGCTTCGTGGCGATGCACAAGGGCTATCTGGTGGTCCCCTTCTCCCTCGATGGCGGCGGCGGCCTCGACGAAAGCGGCTTCGCGTTCTACAACGTGTCCGATCCGCGGGCGGTGCAGCTCACCTTCACCACGGAGGGAAATCCCGCCTACGCCCTCGGCAGCCCGAACAATCCCGGCGATCTGGGCGAACCGCATGGCTACTCCTTCACGCGCTTCGGCGGCAGGGACTACGTCTGTTTCACCCAGAATATCCGTCAGCCGAATCGATCTGGCCTCCAGGTCTGGGATTTCACGGAGATGGATGTGCCCGCGCCGGCGAAGGTCAGCCAGATCGGCCTGCCCGGCCTGAATGGCGGCGACTACGCGCCGCGGGCGTGGTGGGTCTTCTGGCAAGGCGGCCGCTACGCCTACGTGGCGGGCACCAGCTCCGGCCTGTTCGTCGTGGACCTGACCGATCCCGCGAATCCGACCTTGGTGAGCCAACGCACGACCACCCAGCTCGGCTTTGGGAATCATGCGACCAACGTGGTATTCGCCGTGGGCAACTTGCTCGTCCTCACCGGCTCCCAGCCGCTGAACTCGGAAACCAAGACCGGCCTCGCCACCTACGACATCAGCGATCCCGCCAACCCGGTGCTGCTCGACCACGTGACTGAACTGGCCGGTTACAGCAGCATGGTGAATGGAAACCGGATCTACGGCGCGCGCGCCAAGGCCTACGTCTGGGACATTTCCAATCCCGCCGATATCGTGCTTGAAGACACCGGCCCCGCCAATCCCTCCAAGGGCGGCTACGGCACCGTGCAGGACGACTTCTTCCTCTACGGCTCGTCCACCCGCTACATGAAGCTGGATGTGGGCACCCTTCCCTTCACCTCGGTCCACACCCACGCGCCCACCGGCTTCATCCAAGCCGATTGGGACTTCGCGGTGGCGCTCGGAAACCTTGCGTTCCTCGGCAACGACCACTCCGGCAGCGCCATGGTCGTCCATCAAACGGAGCCCGACACCACGGGGCCCGTGGTAAACATGGTCAATCCCGCGCCGGACTCGCTGAACCTCGCACTGACCAGCCGCGTCGGCCTGACCTTCACCGATGCCATCGACCTGCGCAGCGTGGATGCCAGCACCGTGACCATCCGCCCGGTCGGTGGCGCGCCCTTGGCCGGACGCTACAGCCACCAGACGGGCATCGTGAATTTCTGGCCGGACCAACCGCTGCAGCCGGACACCAGCTATCAAATCCACCTGCCCGCGGGCGGGGTGAAAGACTACGCCGGGAACGGCCTCGCCACCGCCCACACCAGCCTCTTTTCCACCGGGAGCTCCCTGGAAACCTTGCTCGTCGCAGCGGAAGCGTCCGGCCCAGTGACGACCGGCCAACCGGCGAGCTTCAGCGCCACCGCCGTGGGAGTCGGCACGATTGAGTATTCCTGGAACTTCGGCGACGGCTCGCCGCCCACGCCTTTCTCCACCGAGTCGTCCATCAGCCACAGCTACAGCGCGCCGGGCCACTACGCGGTCACGGTGCAGATCACGAATGGCTCGCTGAACAAAGCCGCCTCGCTGGTGCAGACCGTCCACCGCCCGCTGGCCACCACGGCACCGGTCGCTTCATCGACCATCCTCCATGCCGCCGACACCCAGCGAGTATGGTGCGTGAATCCGGACGCCGACTCGGTCACGGCCATCGATGCCGTCACCTTGACGAAGCTTTTCGAAACGCCCGTCGGCCGTCACCCGCGCACTCTCGCGCGCGCTCCGGACGGCGGGATCTGGGTGGTGAATCAGGAAGACGCCACGGTTTCCGTGGTGGATCCGTCCGGTGCAGTGAGCCGGGAAATCCCCCTGCCACGCGCATGCCGTCCCTACGGAATCGCCTTCAGCCCCGATGGCTCCGCCGTCTGGGTGACCACCGAAGGCACCGGCCAACTCCTCAAGCTCGACCCCACCAGCGGCGCGATGCTCGGCGCGGCAACTCCCGGCGGCCCCCTGCGCGGCATCGCCATCGGCGGCGATCCGGCGCGACTGTTCGTCACCCGCTTTCTTTCCGCGGATGCGGGTGGCGAGGTGCATGAAATCGACCCCGCGACCTTGACGCTGGTGCGCACCGTCCCACTCGCACCAGATGCCGGACCCGACACCGAAGCCAGCGGACGCGGCATCCCGAATTACCTCAGCGCCGCCACCATCTCGCCGGACGGCCATTCGCTGTGGCTGCCCTCGAAGAAGGACAACATCGCCCGCGGTCTCGCGCGCGATGGCTTGCCGCTGACCTTCGAGAACACCGTCCGCACCATCGTCTCGCGCATCGATCTCGCGACCAACACCGAAGCCCCCTCCGCACGGATCGATTTCAACGACCGCGACATGGCCAACGCCATCGCCTTCAGCCCGCGCGGCGACTACGCCTTCGTCGCACTGCAAGGGTCGAACTCGGTCGACGTCATCGACGCCTACTCGGGCGACCTGATCTCCGCCATCGAGAATGTCGGCCGCGCTCCGCAGGGCGTGGTGATCGATCCGGCCGGAGGAAAGCTCTTCGTCCAGAACTTCATGGACCGCACCGTCGCCGTGCATGATGTGTCCGCTCTAACAACCTCGGTTTCCAATGCCGCGCCGCTGCTTGCGATCATCCCCACCGTGACCGCCGAGCCACTGTCGCCCCAGGTCTTGCTAGGGAAGCGAATCTTCTACGATGCCACCGACCGCCGGATGAATCACGACGGCTACATCAGTTGCGCAGGCTGTCACTTGGACGGCGGCCACGACGGTCGCACCTGGGACTTCACCGACCGCGGCGAGGGCTTGCGAAATACCACCACTCTGCATGGCCGCGCCGGCACCGCTCACGGGCGGGTGCACTGGACCGCGAATTTCGACGAGATCCAGGACTTCGAGCACGACATCCGCAATGCCTTCGGCGGCTCGGGATTCCTGACCGCCGCCCAGTTTCAAGCCGGCACCGTGTCGCAGCCACTCGGCGATCCGAAGGCAGGCTTGAGCCCGGATCTGGACGCTCTCGCGGCATACGTCACCTCCCTCGATACGATTCACCCAAGCCCCCATCGCTCGACGGATGGAGCCCTGACGAATGCGGCGGTCGCCGGCAAAAAGCACTTCGACGAAATCGGCTGCTACGCCTGCCACACCGGCGGACTCTTCACCGACAGCCCCGCCGGACTGCTCCACAAGACAGCCACCGCCAGCAGCCGCGACACCCCCACGCTAAAGGGCATCTGGGAAACGCCGCCCTACCTCCACGACGGCTCGGCGCACTCACTCACCGATGTCTTCTCCGGCAGCGGCATCCACGGCGCGGTCCAACAGCTCTCCGCACAGCAGCGCCAGGAACTCATGGCCTACCTGCTACAGCTCGATGACTCGGACAGCAGCCATGACTTCGGCCCGCTAACAGCAATGACCGAGCCGGTGTCCGGCGCGCTCTACACGGTCGGCGGATCCATCCCGCTGGCGGTGCACACGGCGGACTTCCTCGGACCAGTCGATCGGGTCGAGTTCTTCCGCGGTGCCGAAAAGATCGGCGAGGATGAGGCCGCCCCGTTCGCCTGGACCCGCGATGGGACCGAGGCCGGCGAGCATGAATTCCACGCCATCGTCCACTTCACCACGGGGCTGAAAACGACGACCGCGCCGGTGCGGGTGAAGGCCACCGCCCTGACTCCGCTGCCGAGCATCCACGTGAATTTCCAGCCGGCGGATTCAGCGGTTCCGGAGGGCTATCTGGTCGATTCGGGCGAGGTCTTCGGCGATCGCGGCAATGGCCGGTCCTATGGTTGGAACGCACTCACGCCGACCGCTCGCGAACGCAACGTCGCGCCGGACCAACGCTACGACACCCTCAACCACTTGCAAAACAGCGCCAACCCGGACGCGATCTGGGAGATGGCCCTGCCCAACGGCACCTATCAGGTCCACATCGTCTCCGGCGATGCCATCAACACCTCCGGCAACTTCTTCACCAAGGCCGAGAGCGTGCTGGTGGTAAACGGCGTTGCCACCTCAGCCCAACGCTGGGTCGAGGGCACCCAAACCGTGACCGTGGCAGACGGCCGCCTGACCGTGCGCAGCGCACCCGGTGCCTCGAACAACAAGATCTGCTTCATCGACATCGAGCCGGCCGACCCATCGTCGTCGATCATTTCTTCCGTCGCGCTCGAAGCCCTCGTTCCCGCCACCGCCGAAGGCTCGGAAAGCCCGGGAGTGATCCGGCTCTCCCGCGAGGGAAGCCTCACCGAGGGTCTAACGGTCCACCTCGCCACGAGCGGCACCGCGCACGCCGGCACCGACTTCCCCGCCGTGCCAACCGAGGCCACCATCCCGGTCGGCTCCGCCTATCTCGATCTAACAGTCACCGCCTCGGCCGATTCCATCGCGGAGGGAGAGGAAAGCGTCACCCTCTCGTTGCTCGGTGGCTCCGGCTACATCGCGGGCGAAAGCTCGACCGCCACCGTCACCATCACCGACCCGCCCTTCGACGCCTGGCGCTTCTCGCAATTCCGGGCCTTGGACCGGGCCGACGACTTCGTCAGTGGCTTCGAGTCCGTCCCCTTCCCCGGCGGCATCCCGAATGGCATGGCCTACGCCCTCGGCCTCGATCCGGAAGCTCCCTTTGCCGGAATGCCACACGGAACCGAGAGTGACGGCCGCTTCGCGCTCACCTTCACCCGCCCCAGCGGCCTCGGCGGTGTCGCCTATCAGATCGAGTCGAGCACCACCCTCTCCCCCCCGTGGGGCATCATTCCACAGGAGGATTGGATCATTCAACCGAACGACGACGGCACCGAAACGATCATCGCCCGCGACCCGCTGCCACCGGGGGAAAACCCCAGTCTGTTCCTACGCCTGAAAGTCACACCCGAATAG
- a CDS encoding cation diffusion facilitator family transporter yields MSPKQSELSALSEDQSQVMTLSLVVAVVLLVAKVVAAAITGSSAIYSDAAESVTHVLAVAFAAWALRLAYKPSDETHHFGHDKVAFISSGFEGAMISAAALLIVYDAGRQALASTAIESMGIGMILTGAAAAVNLVLGTSLLRVGKKRNSPVLRANGQHVLADVWTSIAVLVALALVHFTGWRGWDPVCAVLAGGKLLWTGWRLMRESFGGLMDEADLTVEKELRDLLDAGCAPHGLSYHNLRHRHSGRTHWVEFHLVFPDETDLGEAHEIATALEGRVANLLGNDVRVISHLEPRSAEHREEPWELR; encoded by the coding sequence GTGAGCCCCAAGCAGTCCGAGCTGTCCGCGCTGTCCGAAGACCAATCGCAGGTGATGACCCTGTCGCTGGTCGTGGCCGTGGTACTGCTGGTCGCGAAGGTCGTGGCAGCCGCCATCACCGGATCGTCGGCCATTTACTCCGACGCCGCGGAATCGGTGACCCACGTGCTGGCCGTCGCCTTCGCCGCCTGGGCCCTGCGGCTGGCCTACAAGCCGTCCGATGAAACCCACCACTTCGGCCACGACAAGGTGGCGTTCATCTCGTCCGGCTTCGAGGGCGCGATGATCAGCGCAGCCGCCCTGCTTATCGTCTATGATGCGGGTCGTCAGGCGCTGGCCAGCACCGCCATCGAAAGCATGGGCATCGGCATGATCCTGACCGGTGCCGCCGCCGCCGTGAATCTGGTGCTCGGCACCTCACTCCTGCGAGTGGGCAAGAAGCGCAACTCCCCCGTCCTGCGCGCGAACGGCCAGCACGTCCTCGCCGATGTCTGGACCAGCATCGCCGTGCTGGTCGCCCTGGCGCTGGTGCATTTCACCGGCTGGCGAGGCTGGGATCCGGTCTGCGCGGTGCTGGCCGGTGGCAAGCTGCTGTGGACCGGCTGGCGACTCATGCGAGAGAGCTTCGGCGGCCTGATGGACGAGGCCGACCTCACGGTGGAAAAGGAGCTGCGCGACCTTCTCGACGCCGGCTGCGCCCCCCACGGCCTCTCCTACCACAATCTCCGCCACCGCCACTCCGGCCGGACGCATTGGGTCGAATTCCACCTCGTCTTTCCCGACGAAACCGACCTCGGCGAAGCCCACGAAATCGCCACCGCCCTGGAAGGCCGCGTCGCCAACCTGCTCGGCAACGACGTGCGGGTCATCTCCCACCTCGAACCCCGCTCCGCCGAACACCGCGAGGAGCCATGGGAGCTCCGGTAG
- a CDS encoding tetratricopeptide repeat protein — translation MDSPTATLIQILRGRVDELVAVGDLDEAVHAATAAVLKAQQMLSSDPESVDEFASSLEVRGDVYRQLGRLEEARDDYKQAIDQLDNRPDRADQLGRLYAGYGAVHDQLGNSDRASELWQQAIHHFENAEPPALLDIASMANNIAYLKKAGGDVEGAEAHFLRALEILHRELGPDHEETASVSNNIGALYQSAGYFEQAREMHLMALDARRKLFGETHHDTAQSHNNLALALLATGDKAWAQRHFEKSIAGFKDLGIEYVDDLAAVAENYCAFLREEGLFTRADEIAAELNGSVAGVA, via the coding sequence ATGGACTCACCAACAGCTACCCTCATTCAAATCCTCCGCGGTCGTGTCGACGAGCTCGTCGCCGTGGGCGACCTCGACGAAGCCGTCCACGCCGCCACCGCTGCCGTCCTCAAGGCGCAGCAGATGCTCAGCAGCGACCCCGAGAGCGTCGACGAATTCGCCAGTTCGCTGGAAGTCCGCGGCGATGTCTATCGCCAGCTCGGCCGGCTTGAGGAAGCACGCGACGATTACAAGCAGGCGATCGACCAGCTCGACAACCGGCCCGACCGTGCGGATCAGCTCGGCCGCCTCTACGCAGGCTACGGCGCGGTGCACGACCAGCTCGGCAACAGCGACCGCGCCTCCGAACTGTGGCAGCAGGCCATTCACCACTTCGAGAACGCCGAACCACCGGCGCTCCTGGACATCGCCTCGATGGCCAACAACATCGCCTACCTCAAGAAGGCTGGCGGCGACGTCGAAGGAGCGGAGGCGCACTTCCTCCGTGCCTTGGAAATCCTTCACCGGGAGCTCGGCCCCGATCACGAGGAAACGGCTTCCGTCTCCAACAACATCGGCGCGCTCTATCAGTCCGCCGGTTATTTCGAGCAGGCCCGCGAGATGCACCTGATGGCGCTCGACGCCCGACGCAAGCTCTTCGGCGAGACCCATCACGATACTGCCCAGTCGCACAACAACCTGGCGCTGGCGCTGCTCGCGACCGGTGACAAGGCGTGGGCGCAGCGGCACTTCGAGAAATCCATCGCCGGCTTCAAGGATCTGGGCATCGAGTATGTCGACGATCTCGCCGCCGTGGCCGAGAACTACTGTGCCTTCCTGCGTGAAGAAGGACTCTTCACCCGTGCCGACGAAATCGCTGCCGAACTCAACGGCTCGGTCGCTGGCGTGGCCTGA
- the recO gene encoding DNA repair protein RecO, with protein sequence MIATMEHCHGTLIRLTKLTDTSWIVHWFTAGHGLIKTVAKGARSPKSPFAGKLDLFFDAEISWARARSGELHGLREVSVTCTREPIRCDYNAMLLSGYWCRLLELLIERDHPEPELAALLGRGLDHVAERGASVRAMQHFEQELARNLGIMRERKQAAGALRDALGSLPPQRAQLLERLSPGRDFPVAETETGDLK encoded by the coding sequence GTGATAGCGACCATGGAGCACTGCCACGGCACCCTGATCCGGCTGACCAAGCTCACCGACACGAGCTGGATCGTCCATTGGTTCACGGCCGGCCACGGGCTGATCAAGACCGTGGCCAAGGGTGCCCGCAGCCCGAAAAGCCCCTTTGCCGGCAAGCTCGACCTCTTCTTCGACGCCGAAATCAGTTGGGCCAGAGCGCGTTCCGGCGAATTGCACGGATTGAGGGAAGTTTCGGTAACCTGCACCCGCGAGCCGATCCGATGTGATTACAATGCAATGCTTTTGTCAGGCTACTGGTGCCGCCTGCTGGAACTCCTGATCGAGCGCGACCACCCGGAGCCGGAATTGGCGGCTCTGCTAGGGCGGGGTCTCGACCACGTCGCCGAGCGCGGGGCGTCGGTGCGGGCGATGCAGCATTTCGAGCAGGAACTTGCGCGAAATCTGGGCATTATGCGCGAGCGAAAACAGGCCGCCGGAGCGCTCCGGGATGCCCTCGGCAGCCTCCCCCCCCAACGGGCCCAATTGTTGGAACGACTTTCGCCCGGACGGGATTTCCCCGTTGCGGAAACCGAAACCGGTGATTTAAAGTAA
- a CDS encoding HD domain-containing protein — MKEQAGEQPLAAAVDCELQSRSQRQTKGGKPYLVLVFADATGSFNLNAWSDAPLFEAAQGMPDGTVVRLDAEWTQNQYGLNASSIAWERLTGDALEAFYAGDAATAEKQRRDWDTITTFAASLKDPRLHALAKRFIDDLGAKFRRAAAARKNHHARRGGLVEHVAQMMRTADLVCSAYPQLNRDLLLTGVIFHDCGKLWENQYAEKGFAQGYSLHGEMLGHIPLGIELVNKLWRDVAESPAAKGWLALEPATESVRLHLLHLIASHHGEYQFGSPTLPRTPEAIALHHVDNLDAKLEMMKDAYAQASELADGIYEKQFPLPANLVAPLPAFDVPPLIAGQGQKADLF, encoded by the coding sequence TTGAAGGAACAAGCCGGCGAGCAGCCCCTCGCTGCGGCGGTGGACTGCGAGTTGCAGTCGCGCAGCCAGCGTCAGACCAAGGGCGGCAAGCCCTACCTCGTTCTCGTTTTCGCCGACGCCACCGGCAGCTTCAATCTCAACGCCTGGTCGGACGCGCCGCTCTTCGAAGCCGCGCAAGGCATGCCGGATGGCACCGTGGTGCGCCTCGACGCCGAGTGGACGCAGAACCAGTATGGCCTCAACGCCTCCAGCATTGCCTGGGAGCGCCTCACCGGTGACGCGCTCGAGGCCTTCTACGCCGGCGACGCCGCCACCGCGGAGAAGCAACGCCGCGACTGGGACACCATCACGACCTTCGCAGCTTCGCTGAAGGACCCGCGCCTGCACGCCTTGGCCAAGCGCTTCATCGATGACTTGGGCGCGAAATTCCGTCGCGCCGCCGCCGCGCGCAAAAACCACCACGCCCGCCGCGGCGGCCTCGTCGAGCACGTCGCCCAGATGATGCGCACCGCCGATCTGGTCTGCTCCGCCTACCCGCAACTCAATCGCGATCTGCTACTTACCGGCGTGATATTTCACGACTGCGGGAAGTTGTGGGAAAACCAATACGCCGAGAAAGGCTTCGCCCAGGGCTACTCGCTGCACGGGGAAATGTTAGGCCACATCCCGCTGGGCATCGAACTGGTCAACAAGCTGTGGCGCGACGTGGCAGAAAGCCCGGCCGCCAAGGGCTGGCTTGCCTTGGAACCGGCGACCGAGAGCGTGCGCCTGCACCTGCTCCACCTGATCGCCAGCCATCACGGCGAATATCAATTCGGCTCGCCCACCCTGCCACGGACCCCGGAGGCGATCGCGCTCCATCACGTCGACAACCTCGATGCCAAGCTCGAGATGATGAAAGACGCCTATGCACAGGCAAGCGAACTGGCCGACGGCATTTACGAGAAGCAGTTCCCACTGCCCGCCAACCTGGTCGCGCCGCTACCGGCCTTCGATGTGCCGCCATTGATCGCCGGCCAAGGGCAGAAAGCAGATCTCTTCTAA
- a CDS encoding response regulator, producing the protein MAITQLAKETARILLVDDEPAVLQVLRQALLAEGFEVEIAANGREAVERVKERLFDLVLTDLIMPEMDGIQTILALRAVDPFLRVIAMSGGIMSGEGDFLPLARQLGAQAVLSKPFEYGTFMESVRGALCVAA; encoded by the coding sequence ATGGCTATCACTCAGCTCGCAAAGGAAACCGCCCGAATCCTCCTGGTGGACGATGAGCCCGCAGTTTTGCAAGTCCTCCGGCAAGCCTTGCTGGCGGAAGGCTTCGAGGTGGAAATCGCGGCAAATGGCCGCGAGGCGGTGGAGCGCGTGAAGGAGCGGCTCTTCGATCTGGTGCTCACCGATCTGATCATGCCGGAGATGGATGGCATCCAGACCATCCTGGCACTCCGCGCCGTCGATCCCTTCCTCCGGGTCATCGCAATGTCCGGCGGGATCATGTCGGGCGAGGGCGACTTTCTCCCGCTTGCCCGGCAACTCGGAGCTCAGGCGGTACTCAGCAAACCCTTCGAATACGGGACTTTCATGGAGTCCGTGCGAGGTGCCCTCTGCGTGGCGGCGTGA